A single genomic interval of Mytilus edulis unplaced genomic scaffold, xbMytEdul2.2 SCAFFOLD_1333, whole genome shotgun sequence harbors:
- the LOC139505226 gene encoding uncharacterized protein encodes MVFQGRHGSEMYDQMKGYSHMEGQRYDMLGVQGMHSSDMFGSTAVTGSSSYSQMSQLRPPVHSQAMLIPGHPHHMMMGHGAHGMSPMSMGSAQSPPLHGSLDSMGAHIQDIHAG; translated from the exons ATGG tgTTTCAAGGAAGACATGGTAGTGAAATGTACGATCAAATGAAGGGATATTCTCATATGGAAGGACAAAGATACGATATGCTTGGAGTTCAGGGTATGCATAGTAGTGACATGTTCGGAAGTACTGCTGTCACTGGCAGTAGTTCATACTCTCAGATGTCACAGTTACGACCACCAGTTCATTCGCAAGCAATGCTAATACCAGGGCATCCGCATCATATGATGATGGGACACGGAGCTCACGGCATGAGTCCCATGTCAATGGGATCTGCTCAAAGTCCTCCATTACATGGCAGCTTGGACAGTATGGGTGCACACATTCAGGATATTCATGCTGGATAA
- the LOC139505225 gene encoding E3 ubiquitin-protein ligase TRIM33-like, which produces MACPQPHGSGQVPVKCGLCETDRSIQWKCMDCSILMCSHCKDKVHSKFKNALDHKIISRENIGLHTEELDFTNIKCDEHTGQSSCLYCKTCDILVCPTCFAKVHKTHDIIEIRDAYNLKVNMLKKRQNQMQKSHSNMSEKKDELNKLVAAENVKYHKENQNILSHKKTVKEQVEQYFKELENKLEKNHETVLLSVKSDLNAIALFTNQKEDKINEVQDCIDISNASEFFKQVKKMEKFTETQEPRTRPSYSSSQKFIPGNFTQLNIGSLQDDGNLSAEINISLVINNEYQTTLDANILCKSMP; this is translated from the coding sequence ATGGCATGTCCTCAACCACATGGAAGTGGTCAAGTACCTGTTAAATGTGGATTATGTGAAACAGATAGATCTATACAATGGAAATGCATGGATTGCAGTATTCTGATGTGTAGTCATTGCAAGGACAAGGTTCATTCCAAATTTAAAAACGCACTTGATCATAAGATCATCAGTAGAGAAAACATTGGATTGCATACTGAAGAACTGGATTTTACCAATATTAAGTGTGATGAACATACTGGACAATCATCTTGTCTTTACTGTAAGACATGTGACATTCTTGTGTGTCCAACATGTTTTGCCAAAGTTCATAAGACACATGATATAATCGAAATAAGAGATGCATACAACTTGAAAGTAAACAtgttgaaaaaaagacaaaatcaaatgCAGAAGAGTCATTCTAACATGAGTGAAAAGAAAGATGAGCTCAATAAATTAGTGGCAGCTGAAAATGTTAAGTAtcacaaagaaaatcaaaatattcTTAGTCACAAGAAAACTGTAAAAGAACAAGTagaacaatattttaaagaacTCGAAAATAAATTGGAAAAGAATCACGAAACTGTTTTATTATCAGTTAAATCTGATCTGAATGCTATAGCATTATTCACAAACCAGAAGGAAGACAAAATCAATGAAGTCCAGGACTGTATTGACATTTCCAATGCCTCAGAGTTTTTCAAACAGGTCAAGAAGATGGAGAAATTCACTGAAACCCAAGAACCACGAACCAGACCTAGCTATAGTTCTTCACAGAAATTTATTCCAGGGAATTTTACCCAATTAAACATTGGATCATTACAAGATGATGGAAACTTGTCAGCAGAAATAAACATCTCCCTAGTCATCAATAACGAGTACCAGACTACACTTGATGCCAATATTCTGTGTAAGTCCATGCCTTGA
- the LOC139505223 gene encoding eIF-2-alpha kinase GCN2-like has translation HTHEFYSLTYNLVLCLFQRQLLEDEIQKRQHALKEETKKIKETKQISDEKPTEQEKAVPATPITEVPTCSPIGTPSTPRRPRMSHSPSPLIVLPSNENKYNQDKRRRRTSTPLRDTDDSDHQCKDHTGGIVVIAFNTKSERTIHRGTCLGHSLHGSTVYAGIDTANGELVAISEWVLKWRHIKQKRTQRVDYEDKEGATYLKQITSIEQEIHSLIRLRHKNLIHYLAIKYIQEAGKCTVYLPHLLNMPIEEYLW, from the exons ACACACACATGAATTTTATTCATTAACTTATAATCTTGTGCTTTGCCTGTTTCAGAGACAACTTCTAGAGGATGAAATACAGAAGAGACAACATGCTCtgaaagaagaaacaaagaaaataaaggaGACCAAACAG ATATCTGATGAGAAACCAACAGAACAAGAGAAAGCTGTACCAGCTACTCCTATTACTGAAGTACCAACATGTTCCCCAATTGGTACCCCAAGTACTCCTAGAAGACCAAGAATGTCTCATTCACCCTCGCCATTAATTGTACTGCCAAGTAATGAGAATAAATATAACCAGGATAAGAGAAGAAG GAGGACCAGTACCCCATTGAGAGATACCGATGATTCTGATCACCAATGTAAAGACcatactggagggatagtggtaatagccttcaatactaaatcagagagaacaatacatagaggcacatgtttag gtCATAGCCTCCATGGAAGTACGGTGTATGCTGGGATAGATACAGCCAATGGAGAATTAGTAGCTATATCAGAATGGGTTTTAAAGTGGCGCCATATAAAACAGAAGAGAACTCAAAGAGTTGATTATGAAGATAAGGAGGGTGCTACTTACTTaaaacag ATTACAAGCATTGAACAAGAAATACACAGCTTGATTCGATTACGACATAAAAATCTAATTCACTACTTAGCTATAAAGTATATACAGGAAGCAGGGAAATGTACAGTTTAT TTACCTCACTTGCTCAACATGCCTATTGAAGAATACTTGTGGTAA